From Corvus moneduloides isolate bCorMon1 chromosome 4, bCorMon1.pri, whole genome shotgun sequence, one genomic window encodes:
- the LOC116443083 gene encoding P2Y purinoceptor 1-like has protein sequence MNGTCIIFSCNRNPKPEWYCYLLILVCLFTLLTGFLGNILALRHYVYCMKTWTTNTIFLFNLALCDFTWTLMAPFSVYYNIQKLAVYFSQVFYQIIELFFSINIYGSVYFLTLISLDRYIGAVHPITSLTWWDKEKAVFCTIGVWIFIVIASMPEIYYTVAARRQHNIIHYLDSTEEPFQFAVPFMVSKIVLRFLLPASIIFTCYVLTLKALLQLSKRQQRRNRLVRPLLLISAAMIVFAVSFTPYHVMMMVILIYRITCQPPCENISTLSAIYKVTEIICSINSCLDPIIFTIANKTFCQRIKSIKCHPKCQYCCCLTGRVRDIPLNLRTMT, from the coding sequence ATGAATGGTACATGCATTATTTTCAGTTGCAACAGAAATCCTAAGCCAGAGTGGTACTGTTATTTGCTGATTCTGGTTTGCCTTTTCACTTTATTAACAGGATTTCTAGGCAATATACTCGCACTACGACATTATGTTTACTGCATGAAGACATGGACTACCAATACcatatttctctttaatttgGCACTGTGTGACTTTACTTGGACTCTCATGGCACCTTTTTCAGTATATTATAACATCCAGAAGTTAGCTGTCTATTTCAGCCAAGTGTTTTATCAGATCATAGAACTATTTTTTAGTATTAATATCTATGGAAGTGTGTATTTCCTGACACTCATCAGTTTGGACAGATACATAGGTGCTGTTCATCCCATCACTTCATTAACATGGTGGGACAAAGAAAAGGCCGTGTTTTGTACCATCGGGGTATGGATCTTCATAGTGATTGCATCGATGCCTGAGATTTACTACACAGTTGCAGCTAGAAGACAGCATAACATCATTCATTACCTGGACAGCACTGAAGAACCATTCCAATTTGCAGTGCCGTTCATGGTCTCCAAAATTGTATTGAGATTTCTTCTTCCAGCCTCAATCATCTTTACATGCTATGTGTTGACTCTCAAAGCCTTACTACAGCTCAGTAAACGTCAGCAAAGAAGGAACAGACTTGTTAGGCCTCTGTTACTGATTTCAGCTGCTATGATtgtatttgctgtttctttcacaCCTTACCATGTTATGATGATGGTGATACTAATTTACAGAATTACTTGTCAACCACCCTGTGAGAATATAAGCACACTAAGTGCCATTTACAAAGTCACAGAGATCATCTGCAGCATCAATAGTTGCCTTGACCCAATCATTTTTACAATAGCAAATAAGACATTCTGTCAAAGaattaaaagtataaaatgtCATCCCAAATGCCAGTACTGCTGTTGTCTGACAGGAAGGGTAAGGGACATCCCTCTGAACCTGAGAACAATGACTTAA